One window of Trifolium pratense cultivar HEN17-A07 linkage group LG5, ARS_RC_1.1, whole genome shotgun sequence genomic DNA carries:
- the LOC123884038 gene encoding uncharacterized protein LOC123884038, with protein sequence NCGERGHMSYDCPKKGDRCKNCGKLGHKTEACRVKVVCFNCGEEGHKSPTCKKPKKVMGKVFALSGEDASHEDDLIRGTCFIYNTPLIAIIDTGATHSFISLDCAKRLSIPLTDMTGRMEIETPANGSVITRQVCRNCPVTIFGRHFGMDLVCIPLSGMDVIFGMNWLIFNRIHINCREKAVVFPKPEENLHLMSGKEVSEALKEHAEMFMMFASLKLEGGVKIEELPIVCEFPDVFPDDISDVPPKREVEFSIDLVPGTSPISMAPYRMSASELNDVSPWGAPVLLVKKKDGSMRLCIDYRQLNKVTIKNKY encoded by the exons aactgtggagaacggggtcatatgtcttatgattgcccgaagaagggagataggtgtaagaattgtggaaagctgggccacaagaccgaagctTGCAGAgtaaaagtggtgtgtttcaattgtggtgaagaaggccacaagagtccgacttgtaagaagcccaagaaggtgatgggcaaggtgtttgctttgagtggagaggatgctagccatGAGGAcgatctcattagaggtacgtgtttcatctataacactcctttaattgcgattatagatacgggagcgacacattcttttatttctttggattgtgcgaagcgtcttagtattcctttaacggatatgacgggtaggatggaaatagaaactcctgctaatggttcagtgattacccgacaagtatgtcgtaattgccccgtaaccatttttggtaggcactttggtatggatttagtgtgtattccacttagtggtatggatgtaatttttggtatgaattggttaatcttcaaccgaattcatatcaactgtcgtgagaaggccgttgtttttccgaagccggaggagaacttgcatttgatgagcgggaaggaagtatcggaagcgttgaaagaacatgccgagatgttcatgatgtttgcatcattgaaactcgaaggaggagttaagatagaagagttaccgatcgtttgtgaattcccagatgtgtttccggatgatatatctgacgtgcctccaaagcgagaggtagagttttctatcgacctagtacctggaactagtccgatatcgatggcgccgtatcgaatgtcagcgtctgagttgaatga tgtttcgccatggggagcgccggtattgcttgtgaagaagaaagatggaagcatgagattatgtatagactatcgtcagttgaacaaagtgacgatcaagaataaatat
- the LOC123884040 gene encoding uncharacterized protein LOC123884040 gives NCGERGHMSYDCPKKGDRCKNCGKLGHKTEACRVKVVCFNCGEEGHKSPTCKKPKKVMGKVFALSGEDASHEDDLIRGTCFIYNTPLIAIIDTGATHSFISLDCAKRLSIPLTDMTGRMEIETPANGSVITRQVCRNCPVTIFGRHFGMDLVCIPLSGMDVIFGMNWLNFNRIHINCREKAVVFPKPEENLHLMSGKEVSEALKEHAEMFMMFASLKLEGGVKIEELPIVCEFPDVFPDDISDVPPKREVEFSIDLVPGTSPISMAPYRMSASELNDVSPWGAPVLLVKKKDGSMRLCIDYRQLNKVTIKNKY, from the exons aactgtggagaacggggtcatatgtcttatgattgcccgaagaagggagataggtgtaagaattgtggaaagctgggccacaagaccgaagctTGCAGAgtaaaagtggtgtgtttcaattgtggtgaagaaggccacaagagtccgacttgtaagaagcccaagaaggtgatgggcaaggtgtttgctttgagtggagaggatgctagccatGAGGAcgatctcattagaggtacgtgtttcatctataacactcctttaattgcgattatagatacgggagcgacacattcttttatttctttggattgtgcgaagcgtcttagtattcctttaacggatatgacgggtaggatggaaatagaaactcctgctaatggttcagtgattacccgacaagtatgtcgtaattgccccgtaaccatttttggtaggcactttggtatggatttagtgtgtattccacttagtggtatggatgtaatttttggtatgaattggttaaacttcaaccgaattcatatcaactgtcgtgagaaggccgttgtttttccgaagccggaggagaacttgcatttgatgagcgggaaggaagtatcggaagcgttgaaagaacatgccgagatgttcatgatgtttgcatcattgaaactcgaaggaggagttaagatagaagagttaccgatcgtttgtgaattcccagatgtgtttccggatgatatatctgacgtgcctccaaagcgagaggtagagttttctatcgacctagtacctggaactagtccgatatcgatggcgccgtatcgaatgtcagcgtctgagttgaatga tgtttcgccatggggagcgccggtattgcttgtgaagaagaaagatggaagcatgagattatgtatagactatcgtcagttgaacaaagtgacgatcaagaataaatat